A stretch of the Peromyscus leucopus breed LL Stock chromosome 10, UCI_PerLeu_2.1, whole genome shotgun sequence genome encodes the following:
- the Plac8 gene encoding placenta-specific gene 8 protein: MAQAPTVIVTQPGFVRAPQNSNWQTSLCDCFSDFGVCLCGTFCFTCLGCQVAADMNECCLCGTTVAMRTLYRTRYGIPGSICNDYITTLFCPVCSVCQIKRDINRRRAMNAF, from the exons ATGGCTCAGGCACCAACAGTCATCGTGACTCAACCCGGATTTGTTCGTGCTCCCCAAAACTCCAACTGGCAGACCAGCCTGTGCGATTGCTTCAGCGACTTCGGAGTCT GCCTCTGTGGGACGTTCTGCTTTACGTGTCTTGGGTGTCAAGTGGCAGCTGACATGAATGAATGCTGTTTGTGTGGGACAACTGTGGCGATGAGGACCCTCTACCGAACCCGATATGGCATTCCC GGATCTATTTGTAATGACTATATcaccaccctcttctgtcctgtttGCTCTGTGTGCCAAATCAAGAGAGACATTAACCGGAGGAGAGCCATGAATGCTTTCTAA